TTTCAAGCCCCCTTACAGAGAGCACTTTTACAGAAAGAATTGTACACTACCGTAATGCGCGCTTTCTTTCGTCTGTTTTCTATATCTATTCCATTATGATAAGCATGGTGCCTAAGGCAAAGTTTATTAGACTCAGATTTAATGTATTTAAGTAATATTTTCTCTAAGTTCATATTTAAAAAACCCAGCTTCCGCTGGGTTCCACGCGTACAACCTACGTAAAAGTTAGTCGCTACATACTCCTCAAACAAGCTTTATCTTTAAGGAGGACCAACTACTGAATAAATTCAATAGCAATAAGGGTACCCGCTTTCCCCCTTGGGGAATGTTATATTTGAACACAGGGGTCGATAATTGTCAATAAATTGATTCATTGTCTTGGAATGCATTTAACAACCGCTTGAGCGGCGAGCCGTACATTGGCGTGGAGTTTGCCCTGCCCGATTAGGGCAGGAATCAAGCAAACTCCATGACAATAGGCGAGTCCGTCTCGAAGCGCTTGTTATACGGCGCTAGCTTTATATTTCTTTACAATTGTCATCCCGATAGTAAAATCGAAAATGAATTTATCCTGCTGGTTCATACTCAGTAATTTTTCCTTTGACTTAAGTTTGAAATCATCGATTTCATTTCCTAACCATTCAAATAATCCTGCAGAAGATAAATATAGATTGATTATTTGATCAGATGACCAGATTAATTCTGCTTTAAATTCTACTTCTTGTATTTCCCCGATGGTTTTCAATTTATCGCGAGTACGAATCCAATCAATTTTGATTCCATTTGTGGGCTTAAAATCTTTCTTTAAATGAAAACCGCAAAAAATCAGATTTTTCATCATTTGAGCCCAATCTGCTTTCCGGTTCCAAATTCCACCATCATTCTCACCAACGGAGATAAATAACCCTTCGGGTTTAAGATGATTTTTCAATTGCTTTATAATTTCTTCATGATCCATCCAATGGAATGATCTTCCAGCAGTCACTAAATCAATTTTGAAATCTTTTGGAATGGAAGCAAAATAATCTTCAGCAATACCATGATATGTTTTTATTCTTGAATTGTGATTGATCACTTTTAAGTTAACCTGATTTAGCATTTCGATTTCCGGATCAACTCCGATGCTTTCGTCGAAAGATGAAGAAAGTGGAATCAATAGTTCACCAGTACCACATCCTAAATCTACATAGATGTTTCTATAATCTGCCCTTAGTTCAGTCATTACTTTTGTAAAGAATTCTTTTGGATATTTTGGCCTGGAATCGGAGTATATTTGAGCCGCAGTTTGATATGACATTGTAATTTCCTTAATTAATAATAATTAGACTACGGTTATGAATTAAATCCATTTTTTACGTCCGTATAACAACCACTTAACCTGTGAGCCGTACATTGGCGTGGAGTNNNNNNNNNNNNNNNNNNNNNNNNNNNNNNNNNNNNNNNNNNNNNNNNNNCCCGCCGATAGGCGGATCAGCAAACTCCATGACAATAGGCGAATCAGGTTGAAGTGCTTGTTATACCGCGCTTTTATTTTTCTATCCCCAGAAACACCCATTTTCATCTTTATCAATCACAGATAATACTTCCTCTATTGAATCCGAAAATAAATCTGGTTCATAGCTATGCCATTTCAAGTCTCGTCGCATCCAAAATAATTTCCACTTATTTTTAGTTCTGACATATGTAGTTTTTGCCACCTCAATTTCTATTTTACTTGATGGATTCTGAAATTCCGGTCGTATTTCAAAGATAACTACGCTTTGATTCTCGATCCGATAGGCAATATCAAGTTCATCGCGGATTTCCACTGGTGGTCTTTTGGATTCCATAAAATCGTCCAGGATCATCTGGTATCTCTTTATTTCAAATTCACTAAATCCCAAATCCATCTCCTAATCACAGCAGAGCTCAAGGAAGCATGCGTTCGAATTATTACCATTCCTTAGCTCAAATCAATTAAATCATTTTCAAATGATCCTGACAGTATTCCATTTATCATTCTCTTAAAATGAAGTGAAATGGTGTTTGATTTTTCTTATTAATTATCTCCTTTATTTTATTTGGTCTTAAATCCTTCTGTAGCAATTCATCTATTGGAATAGCCAAAATGTTGTTTGGCAGATTTGGAAGATTCGGGAGGAAAGTTCGGTATACAAAATTAACTTCGTGGAATTTCTTATTTTCATGTTCGAAGAAACTCTCCAATACCCCTTCATATTCTAACTCTGGGCATTGAAATCCGATCTCTTCAAGAAATTCGCGTTTCGCTGCCATTAAGGAATCTTCTTGGATTTGAATTCGTCCACCGATAGGAAAATAAAAATCATCCTGGAATTTCTCAACCAAGAATCCTTTCGGTGTTTCACATAACACTGTAACTCGTAAATTTAATTTATTTGCACCAAGTTCGATTGATATATCCAAATTAATTCCTGCAGTTTATTTTACGTCGGTATAACGCCCACTTAACCATTTTTGCGTAATTGGCGCGTGTTTTTGCGTTAAGCAAAAACCGTGACAATAGCAAAATATGGTTCAAGTGATTGTTATGTTTGCTTTCATGTTTTTCTAAATTAGATCAGTTACATCTTCTAATAATTTGTTGAAGTATGTTCTAAATATTTTATATTCATTTCTATGATTTAGATAATAGTCTAATGATCCTATTATAGTTTCTATGTATATGAATCCTTTGTTTATTTCTTTTTCGATCATTTCTTTCTCATTATTTGAAGGGAAGGTAATACACATTATCTTAATTGTAATTGCTCTTACGATATGTTCAATTAATGTTATTTCCCAATTCGGATAAACTTGTCTTCGCATTTTCTGTTCTATTGGTTTATATAATGATTCTGTAATTGAAACCATTTCGTTTTCTTTATATATCAATGGATTTACAAATGGATGACTTAGTTCATGTATTAAAAAGGAAAGATATTGTAACGGATCATCTATATTTCCCAAAGTTGGATACATTTCTGTCTGATTATCATAGTCTACAGTGACACCATATCCATGTGTTGCATCAGGGGTTAGGCATATATTAATCTTTCCTGCAGTCTCTCCAAAGAATGCATTTAATGTAGTTATAATGTCAATTTTTCTGATATTTGACAGTGTTTTATTTCCTTGCTCTTTATAGAATGACGAATTTTTATAAAAGTATTCAAGATAATTAATATCTTTATTAAAATCATGTAATTGTATAACGAAATTTTCTATGATTTTTTCTCCACCGGCACGCCTAATATAGTATTCATTTCTTATTAAATTTTCTTTTAATGATCCGTCTCCATTAATTCGGTGTAGTATTCCAGGAATTGCATCATATGAGAAACCTCTTCTAAACATTCCAAGTAACGTTTCGAATACTGGATGGTCAATATATGATGAAAAAGATGCAATCTGTTTTTGCATATAATCTGATATTCTGTATTGTGAGAAACCAGTCTTATATCTCATTATTTCTAAGATTAAGTATGTTAATTCGATTTTTGGATCAACAAATATCTTATATTTTTTATCTGAATACAGTATTTGAGGATTACCTAAAAATATTTCATTTTTATATTCTTTTAATTCAGTCATCACAGACAATTTCCAATTTTCTTTCTAATGGATTACATTTTCTATCTTGAAATGTAATTTATTTCTGTTTCATAGTTATGCTCATTTTAAAAAAGTAGCCATAAGCAAACATAACAACCGCTTGAGCGGCGAGCCGTAATTGGCGTGAAAAATGCCGAGCGCAGCGACAAGCATTTTTCATGACAATAGGCGAGTCCGACTCGAAGCGCTTGTTATATGGAATTTTATTTTAATCCTCTGATTCCTAAAATAAAATTTAGACATGTATCGTCCCATTGTGAGCCATTATATACTTCTAAAATTTCAATTGTGACTTTATTCGTGTAATCTGGAAGCCTTATTATCTGTGGGGAAGGAGAATCAGCTAATTCTATCTCAAAACTGAAGTTTCCATTGAAATCTGTAATTCTTATTGATTTTATTCTATTATTTCTTCCATATAGACTAGGTCTTGAGCTAGAAACAAATCCATTTGAAATTAGTAATCCATTGACAGGAAATCCATTCCAATAATCATTTGGATTTCCATTCTCATCAACTACAAATTGGACTGTGATGACTTCTCCAATTCCTGAACCTGAAACTCCTTCTACCCAGGGACCAATAATTGCTGACCTTTCAAGATTCGAAGGTAAATATTCCGTTTCGCCTTCGATTAGGTATGATGATGCTTCATAAATCGAAGCATAGTTAATAAGTAGTAAATCGTGCCGACCAATTAATGAGCTTTCGATAATTTCAGTTATTTTTTGTTTGTTAATAAATAAGGTCTCGCCTCGATAATTGACTAAGGAAAGATAGGCGAAGTATTCATTTGATAAAAAGACCAAACTCACATATGGCTCTGAAAATATTTCGATAAATGGAATATTATCTTGGATCGAGTATTGATATTCTCCTTCCAAAGTCATTTCGGGCAAATCATTGAAAAATGAAAAAAATTCAGCTTCCCCAGCTTGTAACGTCAAATAACCGTCATATACACCTGCACTGAAAGTTCCTTCCGGAGAATTTTGTGCGACCAAAGAAACTGGCAAGAAACTAATAAATATAAGAATAATTCTGATCTTCTGTTTCATTCTTCCTCTAATTTCCATATAACATTTGCTTAACCTGTAATTCCGGCCCGAAGGGATTGGCGCACTTTTTGCCGAGCGTAGCGACTGCAAAAAGTGTGACAAAAGGAATTATCAGGTTGAAGCAGTTGTT
This genomic stretch from Spirochaeta lutea harbors:
- a CDS encoding class I SAM-dependent methyltransferase encodes the protein MSYQTAAQIYSDSRPKYPKEFFTKVMTELRADYRNIYVDLGCGTGELLIPLSSSFDESIGVDPEIEMLNQVNLKVINHNSRIKTYHGIAEDYFASIPKDFKIDLVTAGRSFHWMDHEEIIKQLKNHLKPEGLFISVGENDGGIWNRKADWAQMMKNLIFCGFHLKKDFKPTNGIKIDWIRTRDKLKTIGEIQEVEFKAELIWSSDQIINLYLSSAGLFEWLGNEIDDFKLKSKEKLLSMNQQDKFIFDFTIGMTIVKKYKASAV
- a CDS encoding DUF3024 domain-containing protein yields the protein MGFSEFEIKRYQMILDDFMESKRPPVEIRDELDIAYRIENQSVVIFEIRPEFQNPSSKIEIEVAKTTYVRTKNKWKLFWMRRDLKWHSYEPDLFSDSIEEVLSVIDKDENGCFWG
- a CDS encoding NUDIX domain-containing protein; amino-acid sequence: MDISIELGANKLNLRVTVLCETPKGFLVEKFQDDFYFPIGGRIQIQEDSLMAAKREFLEEIGFQCPELEYEGVLESFFEHENKKFHEVNFVYRTFLPNLPNLPNNILAIPIDELLQKDLRPNKIKEIINKKNQTPFHFILRE
- a CDS encoding DUF4932 domain-containing protein; amino-acid sequence: MTELKEYKNEIFLGNPQILYSDKKYKIFVDPKIELTYLILEIMRYKTGFSQYRISDYMQKQIASFSSYIDHPVFETLLGMFRRGFSYDAIPGILHRINGDGSLKENLIRNEYYIRRAGGEKIIENFVIQLHDFNKDINYLEYFYKNSSFYKEQGNKTLSNIRKIDIITTLNAFFGETAGKINICLTPDATHGYGVTVDYDNQTEMYPTLGNIDDPLQYLSFLIHELSHPFVNPLIYKENEMVSITESLYKPIEQKMRRQVYPNWEITLIEHIVRAITIKIMCITFPSNNEKEMIEKEINKGFIYIETIIGSLDYYLNHRNEYKIFRTYFNKLLEDVTDLI
- a CDS encoding NADase-type glycan-binding domain-containing protein; the protein is MKQKIRIILIFISFLPVSLVAQNSPEGTFSAGVYDGYLTLQAGEAEFFSFFNDLPEMTLEGEYQYSIQDNIPFIEIFSEPYVSLVFLSNEYFAYLSLVNYRGETLFINKQKITEIIESSLIGRHDLLLINYASIYEASSYLIEGETEYLPSNLERSAIIGPWVEGVSGSGIGEVITVQFVVDENGNPNDYWNGFPVNGLLISNGFVSSSRPSLYGRNNRIKSIRITDFNGNFSFEIELADSPSPQIIRLPDYTNKVTIEILEVYNGSQWDDTCLNFILGIRGLK